CTACGTCGATCAGTGGGACTGGGAGCGGGTCGTCACCGCCAAGCAGCGGAACCTCAAGTTCCTTAAGGAAATCGTTGGCAAGATCTGGAAGGTGATCGTCGGCGCCGAACGGTACGCGCAGCGGCTGTATCCGCAGTTGAAGGACCCGCGCTATCCGAACCTGCCCAAGGAACTGACGTTCCTGCACGCCGAGGAAATTCTGGCGATGTATCCCGACCTGCCGCGCAAGCAGCGCGAGACGGCGATCCTGCAGAAATACCCGGCGGTGTTCATCATCGGCATCGGCTGGACGCTGGAGGACGGCTATCCGCATGAGATGCGGGCCGCCGATTACGACGATTGGGTCACGCCGACGGCGAAGATCAAAGGCAAACAGATGCACGGCCTCAACGGCGACATCCTGGTCTGGAACCCGGTGACCAAGCGGCGGCACGAGCTGTCGTCGATGGGCATCCGCGTCACGGCGGATACGCTGCGGCAGCAGTTGGAAATCACCAACCAGCTCGACTTTCTCAAGCTGCCGTACCACCAGGCGATCGTGAACGGCGAAATCCCGCTGTCGATCGGCGGCGGCATCGGCCAGTCGCGCACGCTGATGTACCTCCTGCGCAAAGCCCATCTGGGCGAAGTCAGCGTGACCGTGTGGCCGAAAATCCTGAAGAAGATCTGCGCCGAGAAGAAGATCTTCGTGCTCGAATAAACAAACCGCGTTCCGGCCGGCGAGGGGCGACGCGCCCGTGCCGCCGTCCGGCCGCGATCGGTTCGGGACAGCGCACGAACATGACCGAAACCGCAACGACCGGACGGCCGCCGAGCCGCC
This DNA window, taken from Myxococcales bacterium, encodes the following:
- a CDS encoding aspartate--ammonia ligase translates to MTDKRADLAGPGIGTYEEIERVLPTDYRSLLSPKDTQKAIYAVKQYIERNLCKKLGLMMVEVPLIVDAESGVNDYLDRDGSRGPVQFHINNDYNKNPIEAQVVQAATKWKRVALKQFDCKVGEGINTDMRAVRKDYFLDHDHSAYVDQWDWERVVTAKQRNLKFLKEIVGKIWKVIVGAERYAQRLYPQLKDPRYPNLPKELTFLHAEEILAMYPDLPRKQRETAILQKYPAVFIIGIGWTLEDGYPHEMRAADYDDWVTPTAKIKGKQMHGLNGDILVWNPVTKRRHELSSMGIRVTADTLRQQLEITNQLDFLKLPYHQAIVNGEIPLSIGGGIGQSRTLMYLLRKAHLGEVSVTVWPKILKKICAEKKIFVLE